In the genome of Quercus robur chromosome 3, dhQueRobu3.1, whole genome shotgun sequence, one region contains:
- the LOC126717755 gene encoding probable uridine nucleosidase 2 encodes MAAQPKKIIIDTDPGIDDAMAIFVALQSPEVEVIGLTTIYGNVYTTLATTNALHLLEVAGRTDIPVAEGSHVSITNNKKLRIADFVHGKDGLGNQNFPPPKGKPIEQSAAKFLIEQAKLYPGKVTVVALGPLTNIALAIQQDPAFSKNIGQIVLLGGAFLVNGNVNPASEANIFGDPDAADIVFTSGADVVAVGINVTHQVVFTDADREKLSRSDGKFAQYLCKILDVYFSYHHDAYNIKGVYLHDPATILAAVDPSLMTYTEGVVRVQTSGITKGLTILYNKQKRFGEVTEWTDKPTVKVAVTADAPALVKLVMERLMDS; translated from the exons ATGATGCCATGGCAATTTTTGTGGCATTACAGTCACCGGAGGTGGAGGTGATTGGACTTACGACTATATATGGGAATGTTTATACAACCCTGGCCACAACAAATGCGTTGCATTTG CTTGAAGTTGCAGGAAGGACTGATATCCCAGTGGCTGAAGGATCTCATGTCTCAATCACT AATAACAAAAAACTGCGCATTGCTGATTTCGTCCATGGTAAAGATGGACTTGGCAACCAAAATTTCCCTCCACCAAAAGGAAAGCCAATTGAACAGTCAGCAGCTAAATTTCTCATTGAGCAAGCAAAACTTTATCCAGGAAAAGTCACGGTTGTGGCACTAGGCCCACTTACAAATATTGCACTG GCTATCCAACAAGATCCTGCATTTTCAAAGAACATTGGGCAGATTGTTCTTCTTGGTGGTGCTTTTTTGGTAAATGGGAATGTGAATCCTGCATCAGAAGCCAAT ATTTTTGGTGATCCAGATGCTGCAGATATTGTATTCACAAGTGGAGCAGATGTAGTGGCTGTGGGCATAAATGTTACTCATCAAGTTGTCTTCACAG ATGCTGATAGAGAGAAGTTGTCAAGGTCAGATGGAAAATTTGCTCAGTACTTGTGCAAAATCTTAGATGTGTATTTTTCATATCACCACGATGCATACAACATTAAAG GAGTTTATCTTCATGATCCAGCAACCATTCTTGCAGCTGTTGATCCTTCACTTATGACTTACACAGAGGGTGTGGTTAGAGTCCAGACAAGTGGCATCACTAAAGGACTAACAATATTATACAACAAACAGAAGAG GTTTGGTGAAGTCACTGAATGGACTGATAAACCCACAGTGAAGGTTGCAGTCACTGCTGATGCTCCCGCTCTAGTCAAATTGGTCATGGAACGCCTTATGGACTCCTGA